Below is a genomic region from Tripterygium wilfordii isolate XIE 37 chromosome 12, ASM1340144v1, whole genome shotgun sequence.
ACTTTTGCATGTAGAACTACAAAAGGAGAATCAAGTGAAGGCATTGATAAACTCTGAAGGAATTGCATTGGATCATCAGTTATAACACCAGGTAATAACCAAACTGAGTATCCTACAAAGGAGGGATGAAAAGAAAACACGTCACATACCAATATGATATCCCAGAATTAATAATGGCCCGGAATGTATAAGAGCTAGTCTAAGCAGTAAGCACTGATTCAAGTAAGTGCTAAACGTAAAAGCTGGATAGAAACCTAAGTATAGTAGAAATTGAAGAGCATTCTACTGAATATAAAAGCATCGAATAAAATGGACATAAACTAAGAGCACTCAAAATGAGTCAAAAGACAAATGGACAGAACCCCTGATAATGACCtataagagggaaaaaaaacagataTCAAGAACATTAAAAGCACCATCATTCTTACTCTCGGAGTCCAATCAGATGCCAAGGAGCTAGAGTGTTTCAGGAGCCCCAACGTCAAGTCACACATATGCATACGGTACAATTGCAGATACATTTTCTGCCTAAGTAGAACTTGGCAATGCGAGCTTCCAAAAGAATAGTGCAGTTAATAAGTGATCCAATTCAGGATGGTCATGACTAGATGACATCATCAGCAGCACGTTGACCAACTCCCagtcattaaagaaaatagtacAGTAGTCTTGCACTTCAATACAACACAAAGACATTTCGaaataactaaataaataaaagatgaATTTTCTAGTTGCGCCATGTAATAAAGCAAGAAATGAACATCATGATTGGTTTCTAACAAACTTTCAAAAATGATACTCACACACTCAACAATAAGCAACAAACactaaaacaaatataaattgAGGGCTAATTTAGAGCATAGGTTACTTACGAAACTCAGATCATAATCTTTGATTGTAAGAAATGGATATATAATTGACCAATATATGCAATCTGTTAGCATCACTGCCCCGGCACTTGTCTGTTTACAGTAAATCAAATAGAGGGCATACATAAGTGACCTGTGAATGtgattaaccaaaaaaaatgacatgGGAAATACGAATTTTGATGTAGGAATGCAATGTAATGGATAGTTTGGATGAGAGACCACATGCCACATTTTAAGAATGAAGATCCCAGTTCAGTAGATCAGGAACCATCAAGTGGTTGATTTCTGTATGCTCTTTAGAGACATTCCTCTGTCCACGAACTACAGTAGGGTTCGCCAGACATGTATCTTTTACTGACACAGAACtgcttattgaaaaaaaataaaagagtggAAGGCAAGGAATAAAATTCCAGCAATAAGAAGCTGGAAGGCAAGAAGAACTATGATGGAAACTCATTAATGAAAAACCACGTGACTTCTTATTGCAAAACCTGTTGATTGCAGCTTCCAAGTCTCTCTATTACAGTGAACCTACTACTTAAATTGGCAACTTATTAATGGTCAACTACATGTCTTTACAAGCAAAATGTGTTTATTACATTTATAGACTCTCCATCACAGTGAACAAGCCACTTGAAATTGGATCTACCTGGAATATAACTTGAAAGACATAACTTGAAGTCCGTATTGCTTGAGAAACATGGATTTCTTCATCCTTCCTCACTTCAGGTACATCTGTTCTTTCCTGGCATGTCAATGGTGTGTAGTATCCTTGCTCTGCATCTATGCTGACATGGTGTTCATTAAGATCCCTGCTGCTTATTTTGTGATACTGGAAACAGCCATAAATGGAAAGCAGTGCCCCAAGCTAAAAAGGAAAGTTTTAAGTCATAATGACATTGTGATATTGTCAGCAGAGATCAAAGAATAAGATGAAGGAACATCTATGCATCCACAAAATGGAAATGTTTTATTCAAGCAGAGTAAGCATGTGCAATTATTAAGCAAACAGAATACATGTGAGTTTGTTTGTGTGAAATAGGAAGTTTTGGCAGAAGGGTTTAAGAGAGGGATCTCGAATAATACCCCAAAATATATGGTAACCAAAGTAAAAGTCCACCTGCAAAGCACCCCAAAATCATCATAACTTCAAATTAGGAggaaaagaggggaaaaaaaaagaagaagagcatttcacggtCAACTAGGGATCCAGAATCAAACAGTCTACTAGCCAAATGATAGGAAAATATTCAAAGCACGGAAGAGCAACAAACTCACATTAAGCTAGTGATTAGTCAACTTCAAtatcaaatggaagaaaaaggCAGTGTAAAATAAGAATCACAAAGATAGGAAGCTGAATTGAGAATCTCAAAATGACCCTATTAGATGACCAACTAAGACTAAGAAAAGAACCAAGAGCTGAATATTTTCCTAATTaaatactactacatgatgatGGTGAGTCTAGGGATAAGAGGTAGCTCACTGGGTATAATAGAAAAATATGCTCGGTGCGCTAATTAGAACTTTGTCGACGAGTGATGCAAAAAGCCAACAGAACGAAATGACTCGGAAAGCTAACAACCAAATGGGGTGAATTCCCCTTAGACAAGGCCTCCATGCTTCATCAATATGCAAAGCATTAATTGCTTCTTGCTGAGCTTTTCCCTGCTCAGATTTCCGATGGTTCTGACCTTCATATTTCCCTATTACAAACAACGCTAAAATGGTAGGTGTAAGAACCCATATTGCACATAGCAAGAACCTCCAGTTCAACCAATAACTCAGGGCTGTCATATCTGCACTAACAATAAGTTGCATCCTGCAGAGATATAACAGAGTCAATCTAGATTCATCGATCATAGACCTCTTTAGTATTTAGTTTCACATTGTTATGCGAGGAACAATAGAAGGACTAAGAACTAATATTGAACACAGTGAAATATTAGTCCATAGAACTTTCTTCCTGTATTTTATATTCTGAATTTCCGATGAAACAAAAATGCCTTAACATTAATATTTAATGCAACCAATTCCTCCATGAAGTGATTGAATCCATCATGCCATATGCCCAAGAATTTCGATATAAGCAACGTGATTAAGATAGCCAATGCAAAACGTCTGTTGCAGCATAAtcaaaagcaaaatcaaaacatatgccAAATACCCAAACAGGATAATTTCTTAAAGCAATGATAAACTACACAATTTCATCATTCGATTATATTTATATCCAGACCCATTATATATTTCAAGATTTTATGCTCTCTCTTTCCTTCATTTCCTCACAAACAAAATAGATATGTACaggaaaggaaaaaggaaagaaagagaagggtTACTTACAGAGCATACATATATGCAAATGTTAATTGGGTCTACGATTTGGAAATTAAGATAAAGGGGCTATGTCCGAAATTCTTTACAGGGGCCGTCATTTAGtgaacaagaaaatcaaaatcatgcCTGTAAATTTCTCATGGGAAAGTCTTCGGTTAGGTTTTCTTCTTCAGCGGGACGATAGATGTGGAATTGGGTGTAAAGATTTGAGTGAAGAGGAGAAAAACATGGGTTTGCTTATCCATTGCATCCGCCTCTACCCAGTATCTCCGGGCGATAGACTTGCACTGATGTCATGAGGGACCCTTGGAGTTCGGTGCAttgttcttcacttcttctcctccttttctttattatcttttaatagaaaatatatttgtctttttttaaatgtttcTCTTGAACAAATTTTCATAACATCCCAAATAAACTTCCTCtaaattatataatataataattaagaCTTCGTTTGGAGCTctgtataaaataatataattttactaTTCAATGTATAAGTTAATCATTGCATAAgtgaatgtataatttaatcatatgtagtgtttgaaaaaaaactgTTATTAGGCTTGTATAGTATGATTCTTATACAATACAATATTTGGTTTATGGTTAGACAAAATGATCGTATAAGATATGGGGTAatatgtttgaagtttgaactatcctcaactaaaacaattactatttttaaattatttttttctttatcattttttatgaaaaattaaagataagaaatcGTTAGATTTTTGTGACTAGTGtcgctaaattttttttaaaaaaagtatgcAATGTATAAAATGGTAAGTGGATaggttttttttgttgagagggtgtttttgtcatttgtcatgttattttttattctatatgctacgtataaaattaaaacaagttggaggtgttttaatattatatgacATGCATTGTATAAGAGTCTCATTTTGTACAACATTATACTATCCtaagttttttaaaaactaccaaacacccgataatttcattaaaggataattttatactatacggagtCTTATCCTCTATTCCAAATGGACCCTAATagctttatattttttataaaactaTATAAATATTGAGTTAAATCCGTGTAACTCACGGGTAcaaaattattttatgataaGAAAATCACAAGAAAATTATTTACTTAGTTATCTGTTTATTCTCTTTTGCGCTGGACATGAGATGAGCCATTTCTGGCAATTAGGGATAGGAATGTTtgtgttgttgatgatgatgattcaattaaaattatcaatgtgttgTTGTACCGTTGTTTTAGATACAATTTATTCGTGAGAGACTTcgtcatatacaagcttttTAACTTGTCTCATAACCCCTTAGTTGTTTCTTTGTCTGCGACCTCCCTGAGCACCGCATCCACAAGAGATAATTGAATCACACTATGCGTCTTCTTGTCCATCTCTATTACCGTCTCTTTAGACAATTTGGTTGTCTCTCTTCTGCAACCAAAATTTTCGCCAAACCTTGTCATAAAATTGCGTGTATCTTGATATGCCACGACCTAAAACCATTTTCTTCATCAAACTTTTCAATCTCAAATTTTAAGCTATTGAACGTTCattccgataccaattgttgtgAATTAAAGACAAAATTCATATGTAGAAAAATatgtggaaacaaaataaaaggaagATACAAGATTTAACGAGGTTTGGAATAACTTGCCACGTCCTCGAGCAAAAAACGACGAAGAATTCTACTAATATAAAGAAGATTACAAAAGAGATGAGTTCTTGAACTCAAAAACTAATCCAAAATCCATTTCTTTGGACTCTGACACCACACCTCAAACTCTTCTATCTAGCATTCTAAAAGATTCTGTCTCACCTCTTAGAAAGTTGCACAAACCTAAAATCTTATAGGTTACACAAAACGTAAGAGAAGGAGACCCAAATTCCAACTCAAAACCTAATAAAATTctgattttattattaaaaaaagcaAGACACGTGGCTTCTTCGAGGAATGGCAATATAGTCTAATgtgaaaatttaattttgagTCGAAAACTCCACGGCAATGTCTTTGTGCATTTGTTTAGTTGATTGATTTTTTGATAGAATAATTCATCTTAAGACATGAGTCTATTGGACTCCGTCTTagatagggatggcaacggggcggGGCGGGGGCAGATCATGGCTGCCTCGCCCCCGCCCCGCACCTCAATGGGAGCcccccgccccgccccgcacATCGGGGAAACTCTTTCCCCCCGCCCTGCCCTGTTACAATCCGCGGGTCTCTGCCCTGATCAAGGGCCACACAAATCCGTCCGAActcgacccgacccgacccgacgtaacatatacaaataatgaaataaacacCTAAAGTCTTCAATAAACATACAATCAAAATTACTACAATCCAAGCATCCAAAATAATCATCATACTACTTAATCCAAGTATCCAAAATAAACTTACAATCAAAGTTACTACAAtcatccaaagtccaaactacTTAATCCAAGCAtccaaaataaatattcaaacaaaactACTACAAATATCCAAAGTTCAAACTACTTAATTCAAGCATCCAAAATAAACTACTACAATCAAAGTTACATAATCCAAGCATACAAAATATACAAGTTCAATTAAATTAAAGTTACATCACCCAAAGTCCCAAACATCCAAAATAGATAAGTTCAAGTCTTCAAGACAATCAAATAACATCCACAAgcatcaaaaaaaatcaaccaagcATGGTTACATCACTAGCTTCTCCTTCTTCATCATTACAATCATCAAGAATATTTTGAATTGTGCTTCCATCCATTGGTAGTTTTTTTGATGAAGAACCTAACACCAAAAACATATTACAAAATAAGATAAACTCAAATAAATAACTTCCAACTAATTTACATATTAATTTTACATACCTCTATTTGTAGAGATTTCATTCCATAGCCAATTTTGAGCACACATCAATGCCTCTACGGTCTTCGCATGAAGTTTATTATGGTGTGGACTCAACAATCAACCACTAGTGTTGAATGCAGACTCTGAAGCAACCGTAGAAACTGGAATGGCAAGAATATCCCGTGCAATACGTTGCAAAGTGGGATACCTGGGTCCATTAGTTTTCCACCAAGCCAAGATATCAAAATCATTAGACCGAGGCAATACATCATCCTCAAGATAGTAGTCCAGCTGCATTTTCACATTTCCAATTGTACCCTTTTTTCTACTATTAACAAATTGGTCAAAACTTGCAAGAGAGTCTTTCTTGACCACATTTATAATACCAGATGATGTTTCAGAAGAGTCACCATCCTTGTCCATATTTTGGGAACTATATTCACGCATCAAATCCTCACAAGTTCCCTTAATCATCCTAATTTGATCATCTCCCTTACCATAAATCATAGGAAAGTAGAATTCCAACAACATCATCTTATATCTAGGATCTAGGACAGTTGCAATACCCATGATCCCACTAATGACAACTATTACAGCATTAGGACTCAAACACCACTCCATCAATGCTATTTTAATTTCACAAACTTTTGGAAAATAAGAATTAGCGGTAGGATATGTGGTACCTGAGAACAATTCAGTCACATTGAAGAACAACTCTAGCTTCTTGCAAATATTTTCTACAACCTCCCATTCTTCCTCGCTTGGCATGCAATCATAGGATGAGTCACATTGTTTTAAGCGAAAGAAAACATCCTTGTACATTATAGCAGTAGACAACATCATATATGTGGAGTTCCACCGAGTCTTACAATCAAGTATCAATTCTTTATCTTTTCCCATATGTAACTGTAGTGCTgtctctttaaatttttgtcttCTCTTTGTCGATGTTGTCCAGAAAACAACACTATCCCGAATTTTTTCAATTGCTCCCTTTATTACATCCAACCCATCCTGGCCAGCGACGCAGCGAGACTACGAGAGTGAGGGTTTGTCGGTTTGGGGACTTTAGGGTTGTTATTTGTTAAGGTCACGACTCACATTGTCTCTTACTCTTAGTCAATACTCAATAGCCACTTACTGTTAGGTGAGCTGGCAGTGAgttaattgaattaattcataatTAGATTTAAAATAATGACTTAATACTAATAagtattgatttttaattttatattaccACTTAGGTCAGTTAGGTGAGTGAATGAGTGATgttttgattttaaattttaattaatgaattaatgaCTTAAGGTTTagagattatttatattgggttaaaattaggatttagggtttagtgattaggtttagggtttatggattatttagggcttagggtttagtgtttagggattatttatattggattaaaactaGGGTTTACtggtttagtgcttaggtttaggatttagggtttggtGCTTAGCTTTAGGGTTTATGCATTTTTTAGTGCTTAGATTTAAGGttcatggattttttttagtgtttagggtttacggATTTTTGTATTGGATTAAaactagggtttagggtttatggattATTTAGTTCTTAGGGCTtatggattatttatattggattaagactagggtttagggttttagggattatttatattggattaaaactaaGCATTCAAATGTCTATTTTAACAatattagtttattactatattagaatgtgttcaaatcaagtcaattttaagttaggttagggtttagggatcttaaattattttttatcaacatcaattcaattgaattaAGAGTAGACCATATTTAATTTaagaatttttttgaaaaaaaactacATTAAAAAAACATAAGGATCATAtgtttttatcaacatttattcaataatcaatctaattaagagAATAGGAGTAttgtaatattatgtttagggttttaaggtTTAGGTACTCAGGTACCTAGGTCTAAGACTTACCAAACTAG
It encodes:
- the LOC120010053 gene encoding uncharacterized protein LOC120010053 isoform X1, with translation MYALMQLIVSADMTALSYWLNWRFLLCAIWVLTPTILALFVIGKYEGQNHRKSEQGKAQQEAINALHIDEAWRPCLRGIHPIWLLAFRVISFCWLFASLVDKVLISAPSIFFYYTQWTFTLVTIYFGLGALLSIYGCFQYHKISSRDLNEHHVSIDAEQGYYTPLTCQERTDVPEVRKDEEIHVSQAIRTSSYVFQVIFQTSAGAVMLTDCIYWSIIYPFLTIKDYDLSFMTVNMHTLNAVLILGDTVLNCLPFPWFRFAYFVLWTSAFTIFQWILHACVSIRWPYPFLDLSSPYAPLWYLVTALLHIPCYGLFALIVRTKHYLLWKWFPPSNHW
- the LOC120010053 gene encoding uncharacterized protein LOC120010053 isoform X2 codes for the protein MQLIVSADMTALSYWLNWRFLLCAIWVLTPTILALFVIGKYEGQNHRKSEQGKAQQEAINALHIDEAWRPCLRGIHPIWLLAFRVISFCWLFASLVDKVLISAPSIFFYYTQWTFTLVTIYFGLGALLSIYGCFQYHKISSRDLNEHHVSIDAEQGYYTPLTCQERTDVPEVRKDEEIHVSQAIRTSSYVFQVIFQTSAGAVMLTDCIYWSIIYPFLTIKDYDLSFMTVNMHTLNAVLILGDTVLNCLPFPWFRFAYFVLWTSAFTIFQWILHACVSIRWPYPFLDLSSPYAPLWYLVTALLHIPCYGLFALIVRTKHYLLWKWFPPSNHW